The proteins below are encoded in one region of Microbispora sp. NBC_01189:
- a CDS encoding LacI family DNA-binding transcriptional regulator, protein MSPRRVTLADVAKIAGVSPTTASLVLSGRGRELRISQDVEQRVLKAAAELQYRPNIVSVGLRTGTTRTIGFVSDTIATSRLAGDMIKGALEAARERGFMLFIGETEGDPELERLLLQAMHDRQVDGLILAAMYTRTIRVPKGMGTAPAVLLNALPKQRSPLPSVLPDEVEAGRRAARVLLDAGHREGIHLIGAGPGRRDVPPGGSVAAVERLIGIREALGEAGVKPAGGHVCADWQPEYGLAATRALLEVARPRALICFNDRVALGAYQALDDFGLKVPGDVSVVSFDDHPIAAWMRPKLTTVALPHYELGRKAVDVLFAEMGRDGDDAAPEGEVHRVPMPVRLRESVAAATS, encoded by the coding sequence GTGAGCCCACGACGGGTCACGCTGGCGGACGTCGCCAAGATCGCCGGTGTCTCGCCGACGACCGCGTCGCTCGTGTTGTCCGGACGCGGGCGGGAGCTGCGCATCTCCCAGGATGTCGAGCAGCGCGTGCTCAAGGCCGCGGCCGAGTTGCAGTATCGGCCAAACATCGTATCCGTAGGCCTACGAACTGGGACAACTCGGACTATAGGCTTCGTCTCGGACACGATCGCCACGTCGCGGCTCGCCGGCGACATGATCAAGGGGGCGCTGGAGGCCGCGCGGGAGCGCGGCTTCATGCTGTTCATCGGTGAGACGGAGGGAGATCCCGAGCTCGAACGTCTCCTGCTGCAGGCCATGCACGACCGTCAGGTGGACGGGCTCATCCTGGCCGCGATGTACACGCGGACCATCAGGGTGCCCAAGGGGATGGGGACCGCCCCCGCCGTGCTGCTCAACGCGCTGCCCAAGCAGCGGTCTCCGCTGCCCTCGGTGCTCCCCGACGAGGTCGAGGCCGGGCGCCGCGCCGCGCGGGTCCTGCTCGACGCCGGCCATCGCGAGGGCATCCATCTGATCGGCGCCGGTCCCGGGCGGCGCGACGTTCCCCCGGGCGGCAGCGTCGCGGCCGTCGAACGGCTCATCGGCATCCGGGAGGCGCTCGGCGAGGCGGGGGTCAAGCCGGCGGGCGGCCACGTCTGCGCCGACTGGCAGCCGGAGTACGGCCTCGCCGCGACCAGGGCGCTGCTGGAGGTCGCGCGGCCCCGCGCGTTGATCTGCTTCAACGACCGGGTCGCCCTGGGCGCCTACCAGGCGCTCGACGACTTCGGGCTGAAAGTGCCCGGCGACGTCTCGGTCGTCTCCTTCGACGACCACCCCATCGCCGCGTGGATGCGCCCCAAGCTGACGACGGTGGCGCTCCCCCACTACGAACTGGGCCGCAAGGCGGTGGACGTCCTGTTCGCGGAGATGGGCCGTGACGGTGACGACGCCGCGCCGGAGGGCGAGGTGCACCGGGTGCCGATGCCCGTCCGCCTCCGGGAGTCGGTCGCCGCCGCGACCTCGTGA
- a CDS encoding ABC transporter permease — MPETTAAHPGTGHPQGSAPPESAETGRRRSPIPLARLRDFALVPAIIVIAIVGQIVSPIFLQADNLINILQTMSEISLLVLAQTLVLVAGRMDLSLESTFGLAPGVAAWLTVAAGAGHGLGLVPGAWAIPITLLVGVLVGMVNSLFIVRFGLNGFIVTLGMLIVLRGLLTGISGGQTFFNLPAPMAYLGSAMWFGVPASIWICLLLFAAGIVLLGFTRFGRALYAIGGNVDAAKAAGIRTDRVLWITLISAGALAALGGLLLSGRLASVAASQGNGAIFTVFAAAVIGGVSLNGGKGTVFGAFTGILLLYMIQNVLTLAGVPAQWIDALNGAIILTALAISRLTGGKSQN, encoded by the coding sequence ATGCCTGAGACCACCGCCGCCCACCCCGGGACGGGGCACCCCCAGGGCTCCGCGCCGCCGGAGAGCGCGGAAACGGGAAGGCGCCGCTCTCCGATCCCGCTGGCCCGGCTGCGGGACTTCGCCCTGGTCCCCGCGATCATCGTGATCGCGATCGTCGGGCAGATCGTGAGCCCGATCTTCCTGCAGGCCGACAACCTGATCAACATCCTGCAGACGATGTCGGAGATCTCGCTGCTCGTCCTGGCGCAGACGCTCGTGCTCGTCGCCGGCCGGATGGACCTGTCGCTGGAGTCGACCTTCGGGCTGGCTCCCGGGGTGGCCGCCTGGCTGACGGTCGCGGCGGGGGCGGGACACGGGCTCGGGCTGGTGCCCGGGGCGTGGGCGATCCCGATCACCCTCCTGGTCGGCGTGCTCGTCGGAATGGTGAACTCGCTGTTCATCGTCCGATTCGGGCTCAACGGCTTCATCGTCACGCTGGGCATGCTCATCGTGCTGCGCGGCCTTTTGACGGGCATCTCCGGCGGGCAGACCTTCTTCAACCTCCCGGCGCCCATGGCCTACCTCGGCTCGGCGATGTGGTTCGGCGTGCCCGCGTCGATCTGGATCTGCCTGCTGCTGTTCGCGGCCGGGATCGTGCTGCTGGGGTTCACCCGGTTCGGGCGCGCGTTGTACGCCATCGGCGGCAACGTGGACGCCGCCAAGGCGGCGGGCATCCGTACGGACCGGGTGCTGTGGATCACGCTGATCTCCGCCGGCGCGCTGGCCGCGCTCGGCGGGCTCCTGCTGTCGGGCCGGCTCGCCTCCGTCGCCGCCTCCCAGGGGAACGGAGCGATCTTCACGGTGTTCGCGGCCGCCGTCATCGGAGGGGTCAGCCTCAACGGAGGCAAGGGAACGGTGTTCGGCGCGTTCACCGGCATCCTGCTGCTCTACATGATCCAGAACGTCCTGACGCTGGCGGGCGTGCCCGCCCAGTGGATCGACGCGCTCAACGGGGCGATCATCCTCACCGCCCTGGCGATCTCCCGGCTGACCGGGGGCAAGTCACAGAACTGA
- a CDS encoding sugar ABC transporter ATP-binding protein, which translates to MTMGDFAAGPASPSPARDGVPVRTGPPVAEAESITKRYGETTALDRAHITIRQGETHALVGRNGAGKSTLVSILTGLQAPDEGEVRFAGTPAPRLSDRDAWRERVACVYQKSTIIPELTVAENLYLNRHDRNRFGLVGWKGVWRKAAELLEAWSVDVDVRRPAGELGVEQRQFVEIARALSFGARFIILDEPTAQLDGAAISRLFDRMRAMRDQGVTFLFISHHLQEIYEICDTVTVFRDARHILTAPVTDLPQGELVAAMTGEAAGLREHAVRPPVPDGTPVVLDVRGLTDGDVYRDVDLRVREGEIVGLAGLGGSGKTELAETIVGLRAPQAGIMEVAGERPRPGSVPDSLAAGVGFVPRDRHHQGLVPLMSIADNTTMTVPERLGSAGFVSGRRRDALAREMIGNLAIKTPGPDLPVSGLSGGNQQKVVMARALANDPRLLVLITPTAGVDVRSKEFLLEKVEEIAGNGTGVVIASDELDDLRLCNRVLVLFHGRVVADLAAGWHDHEMVAAMEGVDLDA; encoded by the coding sequence ATGACAATGGGCGATTTCGCGGCAGGGCCCGCGAGCCCTTCGCCCGCCCGTGACGGCGTGCCGGTCCGCACCGGCCCGCCCGTCGCCGAGGCGGAAAGCATCACCAAGAGATACGGCGAGACGACGGCGCTGGACCGCGCCCACATCACGATCAGGCAGGGGGAGACCCACGCGCTCGTCGGACGGAACGGCGCCGGCAAGTCGACGCTGGTCTCCATCCTCACCGGCCTGCAGGCGCCCGACGAGGGCGAGGTCCGCTTCGCCGGGACCCCCGCGCCGCGGTTGTCCGACCGCGACGCGTGGCGGGAACGGGTCGCCTGCGTCTACCAGAAGTCCACGATCATCCCTGAGCTGACCGTGGCGGAGAACCTGTACCTGAACCGGCACGACCGCAACCGGTTCGGACTGGTCGGCTGGAAGGGCGTGTGGCGGAAGGCCGCCGAGCTCCTGGAGGCCTGGTCGGTGGACGTCGACGTCCGCCGGCCGGCCGGGGAGCTCGGCGTGGAGCAGCGGCAGTTCGTGGAGATCGCCCGGGCGTTGTCGTTCGGCGCGCGGTTCATCATCCTGGACGAGCCGACCGCGCAGCTCGACGGCGCGGCGATCTCCCGGCTCTTCGACCGGATGCGGGCGATGCGGGACCAGGGAGTGACCTTCCTGTTCATCAGCCATCACCTGCAGGAGATCTACGAGATCTGCGACACGGTCACGGTGTTCCGGGACGCCCGGCACATCCTGACCGCGCCGGTGACCGACCTGCCGCAGGGCGAGCTCGTCGCGGCGATGACCGGGGAGGCGGCCGGCCTGCGGGAGCACGCCGTCCGCCCGCCCGTCCCGGACGGCACCCCGGTGGTCCTCGACGTCCGGGGACTGACCGACGGCGACGTCTACCGGGACGTCGACCTGCGGGTCCGCGAGGGAGAGATCGTGGGCCTGGCCGGCCTCGGCGGCAGCGGGAAGACCGAGCTCGCCGAGACGATCGTCGGCCTGCGGGCCCCGCAGGCCGGGATCATGGAGGTGGCCGGCGAGCGCCCGCGTCCGGGGAGCGTGCCGGACTCGCTCGCGGCGGGCGTGGGGTTCGTCCCCAGGGACCGGCACCACCAGGGGCTCGTCCCGCTGATGTCGATCGCCGACAACACCACGATGACCGTGCCCGAGCGGCTCGGGTCGGCGGGGTTCGTCAGCGGGCGCCGCAGGGACGCGCTGGCCCGCGAGATGATCGGCAATCTGGCGATCAAGACTCCGGGCCCGGACCTGCCGGTCTCCGGGCTGTCCGGCGGCAACCAGCAGAAGGTGGTGATGGCCCGCGCCCTGGCGAACGACCCCCGCCTGCTCGTGCTGATCACCCCGACCGCCGGGGTCGACGTCCGGTCGAAGGAGTTCCTGCTCGAAAAGGTCGAGGAGATCGCCGGAAACGGCACCGGTGTCGTGATCGCCTCCGATGAACTTGACGATCTGCGGCTGTGCAACCGGGTGCTCGTGCTGTTCCACGGCCGGGTCGTCGCGGATCTTGCCGCCGGCTGGCACGACCACGAGATGGTGGCCGCCATGGAAGGAGTCGACCTCGATGCCTGA